tatactatcaacttctccccattactcgtcaccaagaaaggttttacgctaataattattttgaataattaccaatagtgtccactgcctttaatctatttggttcggggCAACTCTGGTGTGCCTGACTGAAACAGtgtacccccctcccccccccccccccccagttacAGTAGCAGGTTTATACAATATCTACAACGGTCACTGTGCATCCTCATCGGCGGCCAGTTCTCTGCCTGTTCTGCCGAGTCAATCTGCTTGTCCGTCTCTGGGTTGATGCAGAGGCAGATGATCCGAGGTTGAAGCCTCCAGGATTTGTTGGAGTTACAGCTCCGAAGGCAGGAGCTGCTGATGGGGCAGGACTGCCGAATCCTCCGCCCCCCGCTCCTCCTCCACCTTAGGttgtaaaacaacaaataacaagttatcagtgaacgatttcccttatATAACgtcacaggcctgatacttcaccgaggcaatgaaggtgattgctACCgtgcccccctggtcattggtgcccttgaagtgctcatgtagaaatgtacaatttccttataggatgccctttaccaaggagaaaatgccttggtgtcgttgccctttcaaaaactaagcatacaggcctggcgCAGCAAAATCTGGCACAAAATATATCAATTGCTACTCAAAAAATCACAATTTGCAACACAATATCaacattcagtgtgcacaaaagtTGCTCTGTCTGAATATTTTGCTATGGAAAATCTCTGGATGAAATCTTTTCCTATTTTGTATCATTGAAACAGTCATACCAGTCTTATCTGGGGGTATGAATTGAggatagaggttgatattgtttttggaaaagctTTTGGAGAGCTACGGCAGCcaagggctgtatactccacagggaccTTAGAAAGATAACCATCGTACAAATAACAcatgagcaaaacaaaaaatttcagggcaaaaaaaaacccctgGATTTCCGGTTTAAATGTAGAAATCACATCCCTATTATAAGGAGGGTTGATTTTACTCACCAGCACCAAAGTTAAATGATGTTGGTCTGCTTGGTGAGGCAAAGCCACCTACTGAACCCATGGGTTGACTGGCTTGCTGGCCGGCCTGACCAAACTGAAATAGCCCACCGGTGGCCGGCTGTGAAGCCGCTGGTGGTTGGgtcgctgctgctgctgctccTGCAAGATGAATGAACAGGGAAGAACATCAACAGCATTAGACAAGACAAGACGTTATCTTTGTTAACTATAAAataggtttgcagtaacaccatgcaaATATCTTTTTGAGTagagttggttctgaaaagaaccgatgaTTTATGATTCTTAACCGTTATCTTTGTTCATCCCTCACTACCCCAAATCCTTCTTTGCCCAAATGAAGGACTCAGAAAGCTGAGGGCTATAGGTCAAACTAACAGTTGCTGATCACTGGGTCGGGCATTACAATCTCATCCAAGTCCAAATACTTTGGTGTGGAGTGACATAGAAGAGGAGGGGATCAAGGCCGCATGTAGGCAAAAATGTCGAGAGAGAGTAAGGATTAATGCCGCTGCAATCCGTCTCCTGAGACCACTTTGGTATTGGTATTTCTTTTGTGCTTTTGAGTATGAATGGTCAACGAAATCACCTCGTCAACGAAATCATGGGCTCAACGGAATCATCTCGTGACCGAAACCTTAAATGAATGACGGTACTTACCAAAAGCAAATCCAGAGCTCTGACTTGCTTGAGAAGGGTTGGATGCCCCAAAGTTGAACCCCCCTGCGCTTGGAGCAGGTGTGGAAGACTGACTTCCGAACATACTTTGTCCCGGAGCTGTACCACCAAAGGTATTGGTCGGCTGAGATGTTGATCCGAAGGAAGGTGGTTGGGAGGACTGCTGGCCAAACATTCCAGCTGTTGTGCTTGCGGCACCCGTTTGAAACGGAGAGGCCCCAGCAGCAGGTGCTGCACCTGTTCCGAAGACAGACCCAGTACTTGCTGCAGGCTTTGCATTGAATGTGAAACCGCCGCTACCGGCTGCGGCAGGCTGGGTTGCGGAGACTGCTGGGCTGCCACCAAACTGAAAAGACGGCTGACTTGGCTGTTGGGATTGTTGCGTTGCTGCACCAAAGGCTGGCTTGAACTGAGGTCCACCTGCGCCACCCATGCCTATCCCTTGATTTCCAAAAGTAGATGCAGAGGGCTGAGCTGGTTTAGGATTCACTGACTGACCAAAACCTTGGGTAAAACTTGGTTTGGTGGCAGCAGCGGGATTGGCTGCACCGAACATGGAGCTTCCGGCAACTGAGGGGGTACTCAAAAATCCTGATGACATCTGAGTGGTTTGGCCAGCTAAAGTGCCAGCTGATCCCCCGAGGGAAAACACAGGGGTGCCTGTATTGCTAGTCGAAGGAGTGGCACCACCAAATTGGAACGGAGTACTCGGCTGCGCTATACTGCTCTGTGTAGATGGTGCGGCAGTAGGCACGCCGCCAAATGAGAGTCCAGCTGTTCCAAGTGTTGAAGCTGTGGTTGCCTTTGTGGATGAAAATTGGAATCCGGTTGTAGACGGGGCACTGCTTTGAGGGACTTGAGAAGTTGTCCCTCCAAATTGGAAAGTTGATTGAGTGTTACTTGGTGCAGCCTGGGCTGATGACACGAACAAGGACCCAGACATAGGATTGCTCGTTGCTGCTGGTGGTTTACCCACTGAAGCACCGAACTGAAATCCAGAACTCGATATTGCTTGTGTCCCAACAGGGGTCGTGGTTTGTGTTACAGATGAACTTGGCACGACCTGAGAATAGAGCGAAGAACTTATGCTGCTGTTCTGGAGTTGTCCCGATGCTGTGGACGCAGGTTGTAGACTACCTTGAGATGAGGTGATGGTAGAGGTTTGTGGTTGCGATAAGAATCCAGTCAGCCCACTTGTAGGAGTTCCCTGAGTCAAGATTCCACTGCCCACTGGCTTTGATAAGGGATTAACACCATGTCCTGCTTGGGACGTGGTGGTTAGCTTCCCCGCTAACTGACCAAAAGCTGAACTCGAGGTGGCCCCACCAAGCTGAAGTGGAGACGCGGTGGCTGCAAGGTCTGTACCAGCTAGCAATCCCTTCAAAACAGAATCTTTCTTTGGTGCTACTGATGCAAGTGACTGCCCAACAGGAGTCTGTATAGATGAAGCTGCGGGGTTGATTCCAGAAGAGGGCTTAGCTTTATCAGTCACAGTAACCCCAAGCACTGATGAGGATGTGGAGGAACTAGGAATGATTCCAGTCGGCTTTTCAAGGCCCGCCGTCAGGAAACTCCCACCAAGAGATGTCTTGGACACACCGAGGGGAGCACTAGACGGTTGTTTACCTGCAACTGTGCTCTGAAGTTGCGCCTGTTTGCCGCTACCAATAGTTCCGCTGTTGTTGCTATTTAAGCTTGGAAGCTGCAGGCCGTCTTTTGAGAGTGAGGAGACCGGCAAGGTTTTCATTGTGCTGAGTTTGAGCATCTCAGTCGAAGACAGAGATGAGGGAGCAGCCGTGCCAGTTGAGATCACAGGGTTTGCAGACCCTAAGCTTGTTGTGGTGACTTCTGGTTCATCTGTGCAAATGCAAAAGAAAAGATTTTAACAACCAAGTCTAAATTTAACCAGAGAAATCAGCAGTTCCCCCttttaaagaggggctccaaggtcaaattcagtatTGTGATGCACTCCTTTTCAAATAGATGGATCTCTCATGACAGTGGGGAACAAGTTACAAGTCTCTCACTTCACATTAAAATGGTGCAAAATAACATTTTACTTCGTACAGTTTCGGAGCGAAATTTAAAGCTTGAGGTCATCGGACAGCAAAAGCAAATGGGTCTTttcattttaagtggaatttcTGTGCTGACTTCGGCTCAACTTCAatgcaattaaaggaacacgttgccttggatcggtcgagttggtctttgaaaagcgtttgtaaccgttttttataaaatgcatatgggtagaaagatgttgtaaaagtagaatacaatgatccacacaaacatgcctcgaaattgcgtggttttccttttacctcttcgactaacacgtcggccatttatgggggtcaaaattttgactcccataaatggccgaccgtgttagttctcacagtagaaggaaaaccacgcaatttcgaggcaaacttgtgtggatcattgtattctacttttaaaacagctttccaaccataagcattttataaaaaacggttacaaacgcttttgttttgaccaactcgtccgatccaaggcaacgtgttcctttaagattaataatcaaaatcatcaaaatacaGGTGCGCATCTAAAGGGTTTATTTCCGAGAGACAGAATCTGTTTTGAGGGGGGGAGACTTACTTTGCGGCTTATCTTTTTCCTCATCCTCCTGCAGTGAACCAAGGATGTAGTTGACTCGCTGCTTGGCAAAGTGTCGATCTTCTTGGAGATCTGCGGCCGTGTATTCTCCAGGGGAGCCGGACTTCTGAGATGGGAAAGGGCAAAGAAACTTATGAGtttagaaagattttttttttcccggtaTTGTGTTTAACAGGGTACGCTAAAATGGGTTCTCTCCACAGGACTTTAAATCTAAACCATAAGGCATTCTGGACCAAAATCGTGCAAGGTTAGCAGAAGCaagctgaattgaaacaaggtcctcCAAACTTTTCACTTCAtgtttatatttggttttgaaagcttCTCGTTCTTATTAAAAATTGCCATACTTTTTTCCCTTTCTAGGCTCAGTTTGGTTAcaccgtatccgaattggcgtctACGACTACAGCTTCGACTGTTGCTATGGATGAACTTAGCACTCGACAACGCGCATTTCAGTCTTAACCATAGCTGCCATATTGAATACACCTGACATTAATTTGAgtagtagaaaaaaaataagaaggTAACGGTAAGTTTACCTTGAGCGTATGATGTCTCTGCTTATCAAGTTTTGGTGTTTTCAATCTGGACGTTAGCAGACTCTTAGCCCGCACTTCGAACGGCGTGGCGTCTTTAGAGACTTTTGAATCATCAGTAACCTCTTGCATTTCTGAATCAGACTTTCCAATCTTCTCTGTCAGCCTGGCGGCGGTCAGTCTGACTTGAGGAGAAGATTGTAAAACGTCTTCTCTGCTCCCTGCCTCGCCTCTTTGAGGACTGCCGGGAGGTTGCCATGGTTTCTTGGTGGGAGAATCTTCCGGCATCGGAGGCTGGCTCATTACTCTTTTTCTCATCATCATCTGCAACAGgaataattgtattttgttttaatagaagAATTGATGTCTAGGCTCAACCACAGCACCCAAAGCAATCGCCGTGGAGCCATTTGCTTTTACCATGGTGCCCGTTGCAAGGTTTCAATACATACATTTgtctcatagaagtgccctttaccagaggaAAGTTGCTGTGTCCCTTCAAAAGCAAAGTTCAATTCCTACATGTTTTTTCAATCATCAAGTCAACTAAATTGGTCTAATCACACAAAGTTTATAATCATCTCACAATTCATATCCAGATTaacgattaaaggcagtggacactattggtaattactcaaaataattattagcataaaaccttacatggtacaagtaatggggagaggttgatggtataaaacattgtgagaaacggctccctctgaagtgacacagttttcgagaaagaagttattttccacgaatttgatttggagaccttagatttagaatttggtaccaatagtgtccagtgtttttaacttCACCCTTACATTTGCCATGGACGCTCTCCGACTGGAACTGATGGAGCTGTCGATTGCATTCCGGGGGGTGTGAGACTGCACCCCTCTCATTCCTGACCAATGGGAGGCTCTTTTTGCCTTTGTACTACCCTCCGGCGAGCTGTCCGACTGCGGGTAGCCGTTGATCATGGAGTAATTGGACGAGTCCGCTACGCTTGGAGTGCTGCTCCTTGATCCATTCTCAAGACGCCTGCCAagaaaaattttgttttaaatttattattaataaataaacaaaatggaaaaaaaaacgggCCAAGTGTAGCAAGTTCTGGTGAAAATTATTCGGGTGTGGGCTCATGAAATGAGTTAGACACTTAGTTTGAACCAACAACTTCCGGATTAACTTGCAGattttaccaactgagctttcctatgttggcagtctctctATTCTTAttttcaaactaaaaaaaaataaatcacaccCGCTGAACATGTTTCATATTTCAACAAGGCAGGCTGATCTAAGAAAATCCCACCTGCGTTTAGCAATGACTCCCGCTGATGAGGCTACACTACTAGCATCATCCGGCTCCTCTGTTTGAATCCTCTTGCGTTTCTCGTTCAATGCTGCTATGACTGCGTCCCTATGGAGAGGGTTTGGACTACCGCTGTTTCGCTCCAGAGATAACCGACGAAATCTGTAAGAACCATCAAAATCCGTTCTTTGAAGATGAGTCCTCATATGATTAATATCATTTCAGGttgaacaaatacaaattgactggagtaggatttgaacctaaTACATGTATAACTTGTTTGTGTCTTTCTGGTGAACCATACTTtcctagggcccaatttcctagagctgcttttaagcagaaagtattgcttgACAATTGTCTGCCAAGCAGAATGAGcagaacaccagtcacaaatttcacATGGGACATGGtggtttagctggtaaccttattctggtaagcataattttgctgtgcttagctatttaAATGGGTTCAGGTGTTttgccata
The DNA window shown above is from Asterias amurensis chromosome 18, ASM3211899v1 and carries:
- the LOC139950718 gene encoding uncharacterized protein; the protein is MSERRLLIFLCIICPFILHFGLSFGVLSVILLWATFTASVLAFTTIISRKTAGATQQKYAVVTHSSAKRAKRDSGPGDNGDRTAGAECRKATGPGTGRRSPFKNYVSQPVISPIISPISPPHKTSLRRESEYFQGSGHATAESGWKSKHFEPVILSKSPDHHHRNQDLYVSRGLYSSPGYSFSEKISPRQVSNINTSSFGRSPLSKSVRSPLISPSKNHFINSSPKPFKPIHKMSYPLDHDSSIPLPLTNRHYPTHQPQYTRTSMGLLPASSIFYGDGAGLSFSPLRKGGGVRTHSPVTVKIARPDNRRSASPLFRRLSLERNSGSPNPLHRDAVIAALNEKRKRIQTEEPDDASSVASSAGVIAKRRRLENGSRSSTPSVADSSNYSMINGYPQSDSSPEGSTKAKRASHWSGMRGVQSHTPRNAIDSSISSSRRASMANMMMRKRVMSQPPMPEDSPTKKPWQPPGSPQRGEAGSREDVLQSSPQVRLTAARLTEKIGKSDSEMQEVTDDSKVSKDATPFEVRAKSLLTSRLKTPKLDKQRHHTLKKSGSPGEYTAADLQEDRHFAKQRVNYILGSLQEDEEKDKPQNEPEVTTTSLGSANPVISTGTAAPSSLSSTEMLKLSTMKTLPVSSLSKDGLQLPSLNSNNSGTIGSGKQAQLQSTVAGKQPSSAPLGVSKTSLGGSFLTAGLEKPTGIIPSSSTSSSVLGVTVTDKAKPSSGINPAASSIQTPVGQSLASVAPKKDSVLKGLLAGTDLAATASPLQLGGATSSSAFGQLAGKLTTTSQAGHGVNPLSKPVGSGILTQGTPTSGLTGFLSQPQTSTITSSQGSLQPASTASGQLQNSSISSSLYSQVVPSSSVTQTTTPVGTQAISSSGFQFGASVGKPPAATSNPMSGSLFVSSAQAAPSNTQSTFQFGGTTSQVPQSSAPSTTGFQFSSTKATTASTLGTAGLSFGGVPTAAPSTQSSIAQPSTPFQFGGATPSTSNTGTPVFSLGGSAGTLAGQTTQMSSGFLSTPSVAGSSMFGAANPAAATKPSFTQGFGQSVNPKPAQPSASTFGNQGIGMGGAGGPQFKPAFGAATQQSQQPSQPSFQFGGSPAVSATQPAAAGSGGFTFNAKPAASTGSVFGTGAAPAAGASPFQTGAASTTAGMFGQQSSQPPSFGSTSQPTNTFGGTAPGQSMFGSQSSTPAPSAGGFNFGASNPSQASQSSGFAFGAAAAATQPPAASQPATGGLFQFGQAGQQASQPMGSVGGFASPSRPTSFNFGAGGGGAGGGGFGSPAPSAAPAFGAVTPTNPGGFNLGSSASASTQRRTSRLTRQNRQRTGRR